The genomic stretch gtatgtactaaacaagcccaacagcagtaaagcccatcagcctaaagcccaagaaagagtatcagttcggcgttaccaaagagttcggccccagcctatagctcggtaaaagccgaccaatcaagctctacaaagctgctcggcaatagttcagcagttcggtctcagcatcggcaaaagctgctcggcaataccgaactgggagccacgacctccactacacgatctatctagtggtggacccatgcaggctctcacgacctccacgacatccacgacataattactgatgatgtaagccactgcctagttagtggccatgcaggatctcatgacctccatgacctccacgacttagggtggtgatgcaagccacgatctcagttcaatatataaatagaacttagatctgatagaccaGGATTTACTAagtctagagataaaagatcatatagcaagtctgtgttgtaagctgtaatcccagatcaagcaatacaatcttgccctcccttcttcccgtggacgtagatttacttcagtaaatcgaaccacgtaaattctttgtgtcgtagtctttatcttctaccagcatttacaaacatcagaaattcgcggattcatcagatCACAATATTCATTGTTATTCTTAGTACTCCTAGTTAGTATCATGGTACATATATAGTGGCAACACATTTATACTAGTATCAAAATACGTTGaacaaatttaaacaaaaaattatggATCTGACTAAAACAAATAAGTAGAGTGTATGACTGAAGAGTTGACTATTTAGACGCATATCGCTGTCCCCATCTATAAAACAACGGTCAGACTTAGGATTCATGGTCATGAGAAAATCTATGTCTCAAATTCCTAGTCAACAAAAATCCTGCTGCAATTTTAATTGACGAAAATCTTAATTGGCCGAGTATTGATTATTTCTCCACTACTCCCCATCCaattaaagaataaatttcAATAAGCTACCTTAATTGCAAAGCAAAAGAAGTCCTATTTTTCATAAATAGCATATATTCCAACCAAATTATTCTAAATTTAATATGAAGTTGACGACTACAAACATTTTTGCATCAATAATCTGTCCGAATTTGTTTGAgcttaaattttgattaaagtTGATTCGCGAgactaaaatttattaataaacaATTACTTGCATGGACTctcattttaataaataaatatacaaaataaaatgaaaaaatgcaACTTGATAAATGCCACACGTTTTCCTCAATCTCGAAGCAAACGTATCAAAACAAATGGAAATGCAATAGAAAAATGTTTTCAAGAACATTCTAGAAATAAGACTTGGTTATCCTTATTTCATAAACTTTCAAATGTGTTAACTCGGTGATTcaaaaaaagttagtaaaattaGTTATTTCAAATCATACTTATAATACCAAATTCGTGGTTCAATTGATtatattaaatagaaagttAAATAAATACAAGCAATACAGTAGATTAAAAGAAAGCAAGAAAGTGATCAAAAATAGAAGCTGCCAATCGGAAACAGCCCACCACCAAAAAGCGGCGGTTTAACGTTAAAGAAAGAAACTTTCGACTGCCGCGGCGGTGGGGGCTCGCGAAATCGCTGCTCAATTCAATTCCGCTGCGGAAATCGGTGAATCGTCTCATCCATGGGCCAAGAATCGTTCATATACAGCTTCGTGGCACGTGGCACGATGGTGCTGGCGGAGTACACCGAGTTCACCGGCAATTTTCCGGCGATCGCAGCTCAGTGCTTGCAGCGTCTGTCTTCGACCAACAACAAGTTCACCTACAACTGTGATCACcacatttttaactttttagtTGAGGATGGATACGGTAAAAAACTTGTTTTGCTTTAGCATGATTTGGGTTGTCTGATTCTGTTATGCTGTAATTGTTTTTGTTGATTTGGGATATAATTTAGAGGAATGAGAGTTGAATTTGACCTGATTTTTCTTGGATCTGTGGTGGGAAGCTGGAATCTTTAGTTTTCGCTTCTTGTTTTTTAGCTAGAAGTTACAGTTTCATGAAATTTCGGTagtttgccatttttggaatttttttctACCCTTTTCAGGTTTTTGAGAATTGGGTATTGGATCTGTTTTAGGTTTTGATTTTGGACAGGTGtgctttcttgatttttttcatttgcttttcttttttctttttaattgctTGAACTGCTTAAGTTGTGATTTTATAGATGTAGAATCGTTTCAGTTTCGattcatatcaaaatttaaattgGTGATGAGACAAGTTCGAGCAATACCAAAAGATCATTTGTGCTTGATCATATTGGAGTTAAATTTGTATAGATAAGGAGGAAGTGATTGGTATGTATGCCGTGGCTGCAGTTGtttgtataaataaaatgatcTTTTGGGAATGCATTGATTGTTGAATGAATAGCATATATCTTGATTCTTGATTTGCCTCCCACTCTAATATACTTCAATCTAGACATGTGTTTCAGCCATTAATGACTGATAATAAAGCTAATTCGAGTCGCTTTATAGGATTTTGGATGATCTGAACTGTTAGTAGTAGTGTCGTGATGGCTCAACCGAAACTCGTTTTGACTGAATCTTACAGACTTCTAACATAGTCAGGTTCTGCGTTGTTGGTTCTTGTATTACTACTTGCTTTCTGCTCATTACTCAATCACATCAAAGCTCTTAAACTTTATTTGGGAAACTACTATATGAAGCTGTAAATGTTGAATAAGAAAAGTTCATAAACAGTTGGAGTGAGTTCATATACGATAATTTGCAGAACACTGATGTGTCTGGTGTCTGTTATCATTAAGTTCTTGACGTTTTATTAATTTGGGCATATGCACAATAATGTGGTGGTGTAATTTATATGCAAGTGAAATTTGAAAGTTTTTGTGAGTTTTGTTGGTTCCCTAATCAATGCCTGATTTTTGGCCTTAAACATCGGCTTGTTTTCTCCAGCATCTAAAGATGTCAGTGGAGTTCAAGAGTATTGAACTTTTGTGAGGAAATATCATCTGCTGATCAGATTCTATAATATATAGGCCAACTAACGTGATATCACAATCTCCCTACATGGTGCTGTGTGTTCAAAAGCTATTTGCTGGTTTCATTTCCCTCTTCTTCGAATGATATAAATGAGGAAAAATATGCACATAGTATTAAAATTCAAGAGATAGATGTTAAAGAATTTTGTACTGAGCTTTGAAAATTGAAACTTCTCTTGAAGTGTGTTTTCTGAAATTATCTCGAGTGTCTCTTGCTTGCTTTATCCTTTTAATGAGTGCTTGATGCGATGCTTACCTCCCATGCAGCTTACTGTGTCGTTGCCAAAGAATCTGTTGGAAAACAGATCTCAATCGCACTTTTGGAACGCATTAAAGCTGATTTCAGGAAAAGATATGGTGGTGGTAAAGCCGATACAGCAGTTGCAAAAAGTCTCAACAAAGAATTTGGGTAAATTTCTCATTTccaaatgacaaaatgtgattTATGTTAGTATTTTGACATGAACGTTGGATAAATATGTATAATTCGAAGAATCATGCAGGCCTCAAATGAAAGAACACATGCAATATATCATTGATCACGCTGATGAGATCGAGAAACTATTGAAAGTTAAAGCCCAAGTTTCCGAAGTCAAAAGTATTATGCTGGAGAATATAGACAAGGTAGGCTAAATGGACTGCACTCGAAAAATATACTATGCTCTTATTTGCTGCTGGTTACGTTCCTGCTTTCACTAAATGCAGCCTTAATTCTTCTACCTTGCTCTTTTTAGTGTGTACTACGTAGGCTAAATATCTTGCTTTTGATCATAATTTCTGTATGATTTTTGGTTGCTCTTATAGTTCAATTACTATACTGAATTTCTAACATTAACTTTTTCTTGAATATTGATTGAGGTTTAACTTTAACGATAACAGTAAGAGTTCTTTTTAACAGTGTGTGTATCTTTCCATCTTATATAATTCTGCATTTCAAGTGCTTTGAACTCGTTCTTCGTTTCAAGTAACAATCCATTACACGTGTCATATCTATGTGATCTCAACATGTGCATTTGGACTGATTTTTCATCTGTTATATTGTTCTTGTTCATACTCTCCTCCGTGCTTCTTGCAGACTATAGAAAGAGGCCAAAACCTAACGGATCTCAATGACAAGGCTCAAGACTTGCGCGAGTCGGTGAGTTGAGAGCTATTATTCTTCCAAATAACTTTTTTCAATCCTAGCGCATGAAAAAGGGtttgtatggattgaaacagAACTGAGCCCATTTTGTTGTCACTGCAGGCTCAAGTGTTCAAGACAGGAGGGACACAACTCCGGCGAAAGTTGTGGTAccaaaacatgaaaataaagTTGGTTGTGCTCGGAATTATCCTCTTCCTAGTCCTCATTATCATCCTCTCTATCTGCGGGGGTTTCAACTGTTAGTATTCTCGGCCTCCGTCTTCACTCGTCTCGTCTCGATTAGTGGTTAAAGAGGTTTCTCCATGCCTCAACAGCTAACAACTCTTCCCTCTTGAGCCCATGTTGTTTGATTCCCATATTATTGCTTCAACTGTTTTTTCCATGTAAAATagacaacatttttttttccagTTTTACAAAAGAAATGAATCAATGATATAGATAATTTTATTGATGAAAAATTTAGATCTCAAGGACTTTCTTCGACTGAACTAAAGATACCCTCAATCTGCCGGTAAAAATAACCGTAAAACTGAACTGAATTTGTACATTTTGTTTTTATCTAAGCTTTCGATTTTTgtctaaaaaaatcaaatccaatTATCTGAACTTTGAAAATCTAAACAGAGTTGCCAAAAATCAGGAAAACTTGAAAAGCCCGAAAAGccaatatgtttttttttttatcttttttccaAACTGATATGCTTAAACATTGTTGGATTTTGAAACTGGGAAATGCCAAAGCAAACTGGATACTTTGAATTTTGATTTCGTTAATCTCGaaccaaaaaataaatacaaaaattaaataaacataaaCTGCATGAATTCAATGTTTCGATTTTTATTCTTTCAATTTTCGATTTTTATTCTTTCAATTATTCGAATTGTGAATATTTAATCGACCCAAATAAACGATAACAATTCTACGTTTGATATGATGGGTTAAGAAGTTAAAGTTATACTTGTTCAATCCTACATTGGTGAACTACAGTTGATATGATCATGTGTAtatgatttattatttttaatgctagagtgattttaattttatttcgaaataaaataagtataaaaacAAGTTAGTTCAAATCATACTATAAATCATCAAGGGCTTTGGGTGGTTTGAGCCTTTAGTTAATTTATTCAAACTTTGTAAGATGCCAATTCAATTGATTTGTTCGACTTATATGAAGTGAGGGTTGTACTTGTACACTTAGGGCCGTTTGGTTGCTATGTTACGCCTAGATAAGAGATTAATCTGGGTTTATTTGTGTGTTTGGTAGTTATGTTACCAAACTTAATAGCCCGTGTTTTATATCCGACCCGCACAAAGCCTACTGAAAATTCTATGTTTCACTCATATTTGTAACTACCCAAAATCCTATGTTATTTATCATGGAAGCCTAGTTAATTTTAGcaaaatacaattttacccATCAAAATTTCTAACCCTAAACCAAAATATGTGTTGATTTTACTTTGTTGTTGTATTGAAAGACATCATTTTCCtattaaatcatgttatgaTTTTTTGTTGATGTCAATTTGTTGTTCTcactttattttcattatattatattctaattataattACGTAATACTTGAAGGCAATtgctttttttaaaacaaaaatatatgaTTTTGTTCAATCCACAAACACTTTAAACTTCAAAAAATTTGAACGTACTAAATTTGGCACTtagataaaatattttcatatagaATTTGTCCAAAATAATCAATGCTTACAAAAATAGAATACCAAAATAAAATACGTTTTTtttagaataaatatatattttttgataaGTAAGGAGTTTAGCCTGAAAATATGCTACCTTTTGTAAGGAGTTTAGCTTGAAAAGATGCTAATTTTTGTAAGGAGGTTAGTTTAGTAATTAACTTAAATTAATGAGGATAATTTGGGCAATCATAATTTTAATCCTTGCTTGTGACTTATTGTACCAAACActactgtagggatcagatcactcgggattcactaattaccgggacctctttGTTATGGGATCAACACTGAGATGACTAATCTCAGCAAGGAACAAGCCAATTACAAGAGATGTGTTATAGCTTAGAACAATTTGTGACTGAGTACAAGATTACATAGAAACCCTAGCCTATATTAGATCTGGAACCAATCAGATATGGCAAGCTACACTCCGTGAAAACCTCCTGCACACTTAAGTACACAAATTAGTAACACAAGACAAAAGATCCTTTCGGATCTAATCGAAAAGAATACAAGAACAAAAGAGACAAAAGATTTAGGATATGACTCAGGTCGCACACACGACTGCACAGGGCCAAGGACCTCATCAATCTTAACCAACAAATCTCAAGGGAGCACAATGAAACAATCGGACCTCAAACCCTAGGGACACTCCGATTACTACAACACAGTAGCTACCTCAAACGTCAAATGTCTCACAACCACAGCCACAAGGCTTCAAGAACACCAGAATCTCACGGATTTAAGAAATCAACCGAAGATCTTCAGCCAAACAAACAGATTCGAACTCAACTGTTCGAAACCAAAAGAAATCTCCGAATCAACACAGGAGTTGAGAGATGAACACTCAGTTCTCACTAAAACAGAGAAGAGAGTCACCGGAGAAGAAGATCGGAGGACATTtctaagagagagagagagagagaaagttctAGAaagaagccggagacgaagcatgcacagagagagagagagcataaAATGAACAGACTAAGGCATCGAGAAGGGATATGGAGTGTTTAACTCTCCCAACAAACACACCCTAGATCCAACGGTCCACGCCCACGATCCGCGTGAGATGGCCACGTGGCAGCCATCGGAGCGTCCCATTTAAGTATTGGGCCAACCCAAATTGGGTCACCAATATAGAAGGGCCAACCAATTAAATCAGCCCAACTGATTAATAACAAGCCCAAATTGAAGTCCACAATATTTCACAACTACAATAAGATAACTCACAATTATCTTAATCTACCAAACAcgcaatatatatataaattaactAATCAAAACTATGATAACTATCATAATAGTATCATATCTAGTCGAAACAtgacatagctaccaaacgagTCCAGATTAGGCATTTCATTATACTAAGCAAATGAATAGAATGAAAGTAGGATTTACGTTCTGATCCATTCTATCATACCAAAAATTAATTCTGTCTGAGGTTGcagttcttttcttttgttttggaGTGACAAAAGGAGACATAATTTGCTTAACTTATGGAACTTGTAAAATTTCCTATAATATGTAGGAGTAGGAACTAGGAATACTAGATGGGGCAAATAATTAGTCCTAATTACAGAAAATATGGTGGGCTTCAAATTCTCTTCAAACATAACGAAATATCATAGACCATTCTTTTTTTATGGAATTCTTCGAGACAGAACAAAAGTTGTTCTTACCTGTCTATAAAAATATTGTCGCTTAGAAAAATAGGGCTGTCTTCCACATTATATTCTGAATCATTAGGTTAGGGGGAATATGTATTTCTTTTGCCTTTCTTTAGTTTTAGAATTTGCTTGGATGTTTAAATTGTCTTTCGGGGATGGGAAACCAACAACCCTCTCGGAAGCATCTTTGTCAAAAAGGGAGGTTTTAAAGTAGGAATCTGCCAAAACAAGTTAAGTAGTACTACCATTTTATTAGAATATCCACAATAGCAAGGACTTACCCACGGACTAGCattaggacttcccaaaaatacctTCTGCTACGTTATAAAGACTTTCCACCCCACTGCCACATtactaggacttcccactgcacaatagtggactagcacTGGGACAAGCACTAAGACATCCCAACAACACAATTTCACATTTtatatacaaaatttaaatacggaattaaaatttcgacacgaatacggagaaaatgcgaacgttttatataaataaaaaaaatacatagttcaaagagaaaataaaaaaaccatccCCAAGCTTTGACACATGCGGCCCCcctctcactcctcgtcgtcccctaGGCCAGTCGTGGCCGCGCCGGAGTCCCCAGATGCTCTCCCACCGCTGATGGGTGGGAGCCCAGCATCACGCCTCATCAAGTCGATGACCCCCTGCAGCATCTCCTTGTGTATGGGGTCATCGGTCGCTCTCCACTCCTTGATGGTTTTTATCATGTTCGTATGATGTTGGATATGGGAAATACGGGAGAACTCAGGGGTCGGCTGGAATGCTGCAGGGGCTACCgattggacctcctgggacccgcATCGCCGTcttttgcccaatcgggcggcgacggcggcggttAAACGAGGGAGGACTCGGGATATCTTTGGCATCGTCAGGGAGGTCGGTGGGGCCGGCGCTACTGCTGTAGTCGCCGCTGGAGTTGATCTTCTGCCGCTTCGGCCAGCTAGCAGCGACACCAGCTCGAAACTTTGCCGACTCCATCAGCACCACATAGGAGTCCCAGTGGTTAAATGTGTCGTGCTTGCAGCGCTCGAGGAACTCCGCCATCGCCATCCGCTTCGCATCCTCCATGGTCTGGCCACTGGTAAGCATGCGGCCGTTGTTCTCGTATAGGCCGGCAAATCGAGAGACAACAGTCTTCTGTCGGTCCCATGTCTTCTGGC from Salvia splendens isolate huo1 chromosome 4, SspV2, whole genome shotgun sequence encodes the following:
- the LOC121799654 gene encoding vesicle-associated membrane protein 724-like, with protein sequence MGQESFIYSFVARGTMVLAEYTEFTGNFPAIAAQCLQRLSSTNNKFTYNCDHHIFNFLVEDGYAYCVVAKESVGKQISIALLERIKADFRKRYGGGKADTAVAKSLNKEFGPQMKEHMQYIIDHADEIEKLLKVKAQVSEVKSIMLENIDKTIERGQNLTDLNDKAQDLRESAQVFKTGGTQLRRKLWYQNMKIKLVVLGIILFLVLIIILSICGGFNC